TTTCCAATTGAACTCTATTGGGAACAACAGAACTTGCGACCATATTGGTTTAGGAAAATGCACTCCAAGTAGATATTTCCCTCTGAAAGTGCCTAAAATCCTGTTGTGGAAGCCTATAATCAGGATCAGAAGGGACTTATTGACTGTTAGAGCGTTTTCTTGAACTGAAAATCTGCAGAAGAGATTCAAACGTGGTACAAGTGTTAAATAGAGCTATTCGAATTATTCCATTAagtcaaaatatttaatgcaaaaggGCAAGGGTGTAAAACATGGACaccatttcttttattatttaaagggatagtacacaaAAGAAGGATGTTTCAGCCTGTTCAGTTACagccaatggggtccaaaacaaccggcacccattgactttcattgcagacaaaaaaaaaaaatggttatggcaattcattttttttttttttttcactgaagacattttttttgGTTCGCATGGTTCATGACAAACCGagaataaaatatatcaaatgatatactattttgaattagattttatttttattttgtaatttagttgtcttgttatttttattagttttttaatacttccaaaaaaattagaaaataaaagtatccctatatatatttctatatattttatttccattaatgcttatttaatttaaataattttatttttgaatggttTTTGAGTCTTCAATAAAATGTTGAAGGTTTGCAATAATAACCCCAATTACATTCTCTATATAATTGTTGTCACAAACTACAGCTCCAAAGGCTTTATTTTCTCACTTTCTTAAATCTGTGAAAATCAGAGCCAGAGATCTGAAAGCCTGTGTAAATAGGACATTGCATCTATAAGTTGATGAGGAGTGTGAGAAACTCAATGCAATTTTAATGTCTTGCAAAAGCTTCAAAACCAATCTAATACTGCAACACGTTCAATACGAAGCACAACCTTACACCTTACAaattaagcaaataaaaaatagttcATCTGCATATCAAAAACAGCCGTTGTTTTAGCATAACCGTAAACAGAAGGTGGATTTATGATTAAAAGTACACTTGTTTGTAGCGCTgtacagtgttggggaaagttacttttaaaagtaatgcattacaatgttacattactccctaaaaaagtaactaattatgttacttagttactttttatggaaagtaatgcgttacgttACTTTCacgttactttttaaatgtgagcagggcttgattgtttttaatataagaagttatattatagcaaatataaaagcccttcaacaccaaaaagtgtaatgaataaacctcaggctgaaggaaaagtaaatttgCGTCTGTAAACACAATAGAAGAAGGTTcgacactcttcagcaataaaataaaacaaaacaatgaagcacaattgtgagtttattttaaagtaattttagcTTATTATTaaggttgaactggatcatcaaaggttaCATTAGTAAATGAAATGGGATATGATACATTTGTTATttgacatatttaattattgcaggttgtGTCtttttctgagtttgcatttcacttttttaatactaaattgttttttttatattaatgcatattCATTGAGtttagaactacatcatgttcagACAGCGCATTGAAAATGTAActtagatattttcttgtaaattaaaaagtaatgcattactagtTACTTGGAAAAAGCAATCTGATTATGCAAAttgtgttacttgtaatgcgttacccccaacactggcgctgtatatacacacacacacacaaacacacacacacacacacacacacacacacacacacacacacacccataatTATAAGAAAGTTCATGCTTTTGCAGATCATTAAAAATCATACGTAAAAACGTCGTCTTCAAAGTGGCACAAAAAAGCTATTTAATAGTAGATATATGACaacaataaacttatttttcagtGATAATACTTCAATGATGCTCATAATCACCAAATTCAAACgtcacatacttttttttatttgcaatatcTCAATAAAACAGGCAATTTGAAGAAATAGTCCGTATAGAACTCTTAAAGGCTTTCGTTAGAGGATGCAAAAACAATACAAAGTCACTGCAATCGAAGGTAGCTCTTGCAGAGTTCGTGGTCCCTGATGTCTCCCCAACCTCCGTTTTTGACGTGCGGAGCCACTCCTTTGGCTCCGGAAGCTGGGAGTCTCTTGGTAATGAGCAGCTGTTTGGGGAACAACTGGTTCTTGCTGCTATGGAGGATGTTCTCGATCTTGGTCTTCTGGCTGGAGGGCATGCAAGCCGACTGCTTGTGGTGCATGCCGCAGTCTCCGGCGTGGAAGATGCGCGGCGCTTCGCAGACCATGACCTTCAGGAACGAGGGCAAACAGGTCACGGTCAGGTGCTGCAATGACCAATCCCAGTTATAGTCGTCGTAGGTGCAGAAGGCATCGGTGCATCTGAGGAGTTTCTGGTAGGCATCTCTGTCCAGCGCCATTCCCATGTTATGCTCGGTGGACTTCCATGCCTTCACTTCTACTTTATTGGCTTTGCTGGAGTATCCGACGTGTCCGTAGCTTCCCAGAGACAAGATGTCGCAGTCGGGACACTGCTCTTTCTTGAGGGACACCATGTGTTTGAGTAGATGGTAGAAGTCGGGAGCGAGGTAGTGGTCCTCCTCGATGAGCAATAAGAGTCCTTGGTGCTCTTTCAAGACTCGGACTCGATCCCAAACGAAGTGTAGCTTCCACCACCAATGGTGTTTGGTTTGAGAGAACTTGGCTTCCCGGTAGTGTCCGAAGGAGTCTGGGTACTCTGCGTTTAAGCAGCCTAGGGTTAAGGCGTCTTTCTTGGGAATGTCTCGAGGGCAATCTTTGGGGTCGTTCCCGGGGAACTCTTGAGGATAGAGTTGGATGCTGAAGGGGAAGAATATCTGAAGGACCAAGCAGAAGTCGACGGACGCGACTATCCGGTTGATTTCCGGCGACCAGAAGTCGTGGCTGAATATCAGCAAGACGTTCTCGATTCCTTTCGATTTCCTTAAGCTGTCCACCAAGAGGCGTAGGTATTCGGGACGGTTGTGGACTTGGACGACGACGACTAGGTCGTCCTTCTGGCGCGTGGAACGAAACTTCTCCTCGTTTCTTAGCGTCTGGTCGAAGTTGAGTTGAAAGACGATTCCTCTGTACACCAGAGTTGTGTTGTCCGTTTCAGATTTGGCAACTGGTTGTTGTTTTTCCGGAAGTGTTTCGTTGATAGTTTTACGTGTTACTGGGATCGTGACGTGTATTTGTTCTTGACCACCAATGCTACTCCGTTTCCCCGTTTCCGGCTCTTTGGGAAGCACGGCGGCGCTCGCCTTCTTCGGTTTCCCGCTATTCCAGACGGCGAATCCGCAGATGACCACCACTAGAGTCAGGATTACCACCTTTCGCTTGTAAATTCGGAATCTCATGATAGACAGGTGCCTCGCGGGACGGTCGGAGACACGATTCGGGAGACGAGGACGGCAGGTTTGCGATGCCAAAAAGGTCTGCGTCAGCAGATTGGGAACGAATCGTTATCATAGAAAATGCAGCTTATTCTTGGTCCTCTAATTCTGGAATGTAATCGAATGACGGCGTTTCCCGTAAGGCATTTTTCTTAGTGTCGACTTTTAAACCTGAGGAAAATAAGTGGATAGAATGATTTCAATTAGCATTGTTtacgttatttattttttgcaaactaAACGAACTTACGAAGCATGTTAATATTCATTGTAAGCAATGGAGTTTTAGTAGCTACACCCCCAAaaactaaaaaagtattttaggaCTAAATTTaagattaatgtatttaaattgcatataaaatttccATATATTTGGATAACACAatttcaaaaaacaaataaacttaaTGTCATGCTATTTTGTCAGATTTATCCAGtttatttttcaacttttttaacataaaaataaaatgtattttttaaatgcatttattggaaTTGTGTAGAATCAACCTCAATTTGTTCACTGTAAAAACTATGACATTTATGCAGTTAAAATATATGAACATTGTTGAAATATAGCTAGCTGTGGAACAAACAATATTGATTGTAATATATGtgtaatctgtaaaactgtgcaATCCAAATGGATGGAAATTATATATGCATCTTAAATTTAGGcctaaatttaaaaaatgcatctgAAAGGAATCCAAATCATTTACGTAAAATGccaaagtataaataaatatagctcaACGCTTACTCAAACAAAAGCATTTAGTTCTCTTGAAACTCCTCTTAATGCAACCTATTGTTAGATCACAGTCAATTTTATGATCGAACACAAAATGCTGGATGATTGTATTTCAAATGCAGATGAGATTAATAGTACAGTATTACTATAAAAATGTGGCCCTGGATTCAACTAAAGTATAAACTCACAGGAGTCCAGACCTAATTACTAGTCTCAGTGGATTTAACCTGAACAGCCACTAATTAGAAGACTAGAACAGTGATAGTAcagataatacaaaaataatgttcCCAATACAAAGAAACCATCCACAACATTCTGTTAATGTAAAAAGCTTCAACATGCAACACTCATGGCGTGAGATGCAAAACAACAACACCAGCGTGATGCTACACAGTGGACAGTGAtctaatgcatgcatgcatatttaaaaatatgccaAGGAGCTTTAATTTCAGGTTGCTAACGAGAATAAGAAGCAACATCTAAAAACTGGCTTCTACTCAATAACTAGATATTTGTGAATTATAAATTGCATGGTGCAAGGTCCTTCTGAATCCAGTTGTgaaagtaataatgataatacattttatttataatgcactttatatttcaacaaaagaccaaagtgctacacacacacaaagtaatcAAGAATTCTTCTAATAAACTGATTGTTTAATATCTGTACCTATTTCAATAagatcatatatttaaaaaaaaagcaaaaaagtgcaatctACTGGAACGTTGATGCTTCCAACATAACAGTCTTctgattaaatgaatgcattactGTACAGATtatcataacatttatttaaactaataataCTAAAGCAGTACTGCATTTATACCGCAATCTGCACTGAATCACCAGTACAAACAATCCCTATTTATTACAGATTTGTCGTGATCGGTGTGCTTTTAGCAGGTCAATGCATTGGTATTTTTAGGACCAAAAGCAGCAGTTCTATGAATAAACCTGCGGGAATACATGCATGTGCACGCGCATAGAGACACAATATTGGGGGAACGCGACCATGTTTACGCCACATTTGAATGACTGTCGACTAATGCAACTCTAGAGCTTAATAAAAGTGAGAAAGTGCAAAAATATGCACaggctaaagtaaaaaaaaaaggaatatgaaGCCAGCACGCAGGCATTCATTGCAGCTGCATGCTAAAGCGAGCAGCGGCGCGAGACAGAAAAAGCATTAAAGCCAAAAACATGCCATTGCACACATCACAAACTGTATTGCTTTTTTGATATTACTCGTTTTGGATGACACTTAATCGAAGCACGCGCGTGCATACCGCTGTGTGTATTTTGGTGATGCACTGGAGCACTGGTTAGCTTTGCTGCTATCGCTTCTTAAAGCGGAATATTAAAGAGCTGCCGCAGTCGGATCCACACGAAACACAGAATCACAAACAGAATCAAAGCCTCACCGCAGGTGCACGCATGTATGGCGGCTGTCATGTCCACATAAAAGCGCATTTTAATTGAAAGCGCGTGTCATGCTCCGTGCGGAACCAGAGGCTCCCACAGTTTCGTCAGACCCCCTGGGGGCTGCGTGACGTCACGTCTCACACACCAGTCTCGTTTTATGGTTAAAGAAACACTGGAAAAGTTAAAGTGCAAGAAACAAAGCTCATTTTGTGAAAATACTGATTGTTTCCAGACAGTACAAACACGTCTGccagatgtctgttaaagatctggaAAGCGTCTGATGGCACAAG
The sequence above is a segment of the Carassius gibelio isolate Cgi1373 ecotype wild population from Czech Republic chromosome A20, carGib1.2-hapl.c, whole genome shotgun sequence genome. Coding sequences within it:
- the mgat2 gene encoding alpha-1,6-mannosyl-glycoprotein 2-beta-N-acetylglucosaminyltransferase codes for the protein MRFRIYKRKVVILTLVVVICGFAVWNSGKPKKASAAVLPKEPETGKRSSIGGQEQIHVTIPVTRKTINETLPEKQQPVAKSETDNTTLVYRGIVFQLNFDQTLRNEEKFRSTRQKDDLVVVVQVHNRPEYLRLLVDSLRKSKGIENVLLIFSHDFWSPEINRIVASVDFCLVLQIFFPFSIQLYPQEFPGNDPKDCPRDIPKKDALTLGCLNAEYPDSFGHYREAKFSQTKHHWWWKLHFVWDRVRVLKEHQGLLLLIEEDHYLAPDFYHLLKHMVSLKKEQCPDCDILSLGSYGHVGYSSKANKVEVKAWKSTEHNMGMALDRDAYQKLLRCTDAFCTYDDYNWDWSLQHLTVTCLPSFLKVMVCEAPRIFHAGDCGMHHKQSACMPSSQKTKIENILHSSKNQLFPKQLLITKRLPASGAKGVAPHVKNGGWGDIRDHELCKSYLRLQ